The following coding sequences are from one Streptomyces sp. NBC_01485 window:
- a CDS encoding carbohydrate ABC transporter permease, with the protein MNVVRRGGLGLLAWVAGIVFFLPVAWMALTSLHSEQDAATNPPSFTASLTLDGYREFFGTGGGASPWPALVNSTVASLGSTVLVLLLALPAAYALSIRPVRKWTDVLFFFLSTKMLPVVAGLLPIYLFAKNAGLLDNIWLLVVLYTSMNLPIAVWMMQSFLSEVPVAIIEAARVDGARLPTILARVVAPIALPGIAATALICFIFSWNELLFARVLTGVVAETAPVFLTGFITSQGLFLAKVCAASLVISLPVLAAGFAAQDKLVQGLSLGAVK; encoded by the coding sequence ATGAACGTCGTACGCCGAGGCGGCCTCGGGCTGCTGGCCTGGGTGGCCGGGATCGTGTTCTTCCTGCCCGTCGCCTGGATGGCCCTGACGTCCCTGCACTCCGAGCAGGACGCGGCGACCAACCCGCCGTCCTTCACCGCGTCGCTCACCCTCGACGGCTACCGCGAGTTCTTCGGCACCGGCGGCGGCGCGAGCCCGTGGCCGGCGCTGGTCAACTCGACGGTGGCGTCGCTCGGTTCGACCGTCCTGGTCCTGCTGCTCGCCCTCCCGGCGGCCTACGCGCTGTCGATCCGCCCGGTGCGGAAGTGGACGGACGTCCTGTTCTTCTTCCTGTCGACGAAGATGCTGCCGGTGGTGGCGGGCCTGCTGCCGATCTACCTGTTCGCGAAGAACGCCGGGCTGCTGGACAACATCTGGCTCCTGGTCGTCCTCTACACCTCCATGAACCTGCCGATCGCGGTGTGGATGATGCAGTCGTTCCTGTCCGAGGTCCCGGTGGCGATCATCGAGGCCGCGCGGGTGGACGGGGCACGGCTGCCGACGATCCTCGCGCGTGTGGTCGCCCCGATCGCCCTGCCGGGCATCGCGGCGACGGCCCTGATCTGCTTCATCTTCAGCTGGAACGAACTGCTCTTCGCCCGGGTGCTCACCGGTGTGGTCGCGGAGACCGCCCCCGTCTTCCTGACCGGCTTCATCACCAGCCAGGGCCTGTTCCTGGCGAAGGTGTGCGCCGCGTCGCTCGTCATCTCCCTGCCGGTGCTCGCCGCGGGGTTCGCCGCCCAGGACAAACTGGTCCAGGGCCTGTCCTTGGGAGCCGTGAAATGA
- a CDS encoding zinc-dependent alcohol dehydrogenase family protein — protein MKAAVIESVGRAVVTEVPDPTPGPREVVVEVAACGLCGTDLHILQGEFAPKLPLVPGHEFAGAVVGVGAEVTEVSVGDRVAVDPSLYCYECRQCRTGHNNLCERWAAIGVTTAGGAAQYAVAPAANCVRLPEHVRTQDAALVEPLSCAVRGYDVLRSRLGAHVLIYGSGTMGLMMLELAKRTGAASVDVVDVNPARLETARRLGVSGSAASPDELERPQGWDVVVDATGNAAAIQDGLDRVAKAGTFLQFGVADYATRVTIDPYRIYNQEITITGSMAVLHSFERAAELFANGVLDADVFISDRIPLERYPQALEQFAAGVGRKIVVVP, from the coding sequence ATGAAGGCCGCCGTCATCGAGTCCGTGGGCCGCGCCGTCGTCACCGAGGTCCCCGACCCGACGCCCGGGCCGCGCGAGGTCGTCGTAGAGGTCGCCGCCTGCGGTCTGTGCGGCACCGATCTGCACATCCTCCAGGGCGAGTTCGCGCCCAAGCTGCCCCTCGTGCCCGGGCACGAGTTCGCGGGCGCGGTGGTCGGGGTGGGCGCCGAGGTCACGGAGGTCTCCGTCGGCGACCGAGTGGCCGTGGACCCCTCGCTGTACTGCTACGAGTGCCGGCAGTGCCGCACCGGCCACAACAACCTCTGCGAACGGTGGGCCGCGATCGGCGTCACCACGGCGGGCGGGGCCGCGCAGTACGCGGTGGCACCGGCCGCGAACTGCGTACGGCTGCCCGAGCACGTCCGCACACAGGACGCGGCGCTGGTGGAGCCCTTGTCGTGCGCGGTGCGCGGCTACGACGTGCTCCGCTCGCGCCTGGGCGCGCATGTGCTGATCTACGGCTCCGGGACGATGGGCCTGATGATGCTGGAGCTCGCGAAGCGCACGGGCGCGGCCAGCGTCGACGTCGTCGACGTCAACCCCGCGCGCCTGGAGACGGCCCGTCGGCTGGGCGTCTCCGGGTCGGCGGCGAGCCCGGACGAGCTGGAGCGGCCACAGGGCTGGGACGTCGTCGTGGACGCCACGGGCAACGCGGCGGCGATCCAGGACGGCCTGGACCGGGTGGCGAAGGCGGGGACGTTCCTGCAGTTCGGGGTGGCGGACTACGCGACCCGGGTGACGATCGACCCGTACCGGATCTACAACCAGGAGATCACCATCACCGGGTCGATGGCGGTCCTGCACAGCTTCGAGCGGGCGGCCGAACTGTTCGCGAACGGCGTGCTGGACGCGGACGTCTTCATCAGCGACCGGATCCCGCTGGAGCGCTACCCGCAGGCGCTGGAGCAGTTCGCGGCGGGGGTCGGCCGCAAGATCGTCGTGGTGCCCTGA
- a CDS encoding TerD family protein, which yields MTPGSNIPLPVARVTVDVAAPVRLDVSGLLLTADGKVRSDDDFIFYNQPSGPGVTYRTGGGTAPDAIVVDTAALPPGIEKIVITASPDGAGQTFQGVEPTATIRGADDNSVLATFTPPQLGGETALVVVEIYLRNGAWKARAVGQGYANGLAGIATDFGVTVEEPAPAAAQAQPVAPPTPTMRTPVAPSAPPVDPRLAAPAPPAAPPAPPAAAPGTGKINLDKGRVSLQKNQTVSLVKGGQPLLSQVKMGLGWEPAFRGKDIDLDASVIAYGPQRNHIDSCYFGKLSIVNGAIKHSGDNLTGEGGGDDEVIVVDLGRLPQEVSGLVFTVNSFSGQKFTEVAKAYCRLLDAATGEELVRFDLTGAEPQTGVLMAKLIRQFSGEWEMTAMGDFVKARTVRNMVKPGAQAL from the coding sequence ATGACCCCCGGCTCGAACATCCCTCTCCCCGTCGCGCGCGTGACGGTGGACGTCGCCGCCCCGGTGCGGCTCGACGTTTCGGGCCTGCTGCTCACCGCAGACGGCAAGGTGCGCTCCGACGACGACTTCATCTTCTACAACCAGCCCAGCGGCCCCGGTGTCACGTACCGCACCGGCGGGGGTACGGCGCCCGACGCGATCGTCGTCGACACGGCCGCGCTCCCGCCCGGCATCGAGAAGATCGTCATCACCGCGAGCCCGGACGGCGCGGGCCAGACGTTCCAGGGCGTCGAACCGACGGCGACGATCCGCGGCGCGGACGACAACAGCGTCCTGGCCACCTTCACGCCCCCGCAGCTCGGCGGCGAGACGGCGCTGGTGGTCGTGGAGATCTACCTCAGGAACGGCGCCTGGAAGGCCCGCGCGGTCGGCCAGGGCTACGCCAACGGCCTGGCCGGCATCGCCACCGACTTCGGCGTGACGGTGGAGGAACCGGCACCGGCCGCAGCCCAGGCCCAGCCGGTCGCCCCGCCCACGCCGACGATGCGGACCCCGGTGGCGCCCTCGGCCCCGCCCGTGGACCCGCGCCTCGCCGCTCCCGCGCCGCCCGCCGCTCCCCCGGCCCCGCCCGCCGCCGCGCCGGGCACCGGGAAGATCAACCTCGACAAGGGGCGCGTCAGCCTCCAGAAGAACCAGACCGTCTCCCTCGTCAAGGGCGGGCAGCCGCTGCTCTCGCAGGTCAAGATGGGCCTCGGCTGGGAGCCCGCGTTCCGCGGCAAGGACATCGACCTGGACGCATCGGTCATCGCCTACGGCCCCCAGCGCAACCACATCGACAGCTGCTACTTCGGCAAGCTCTCCATCGTGAACGGCGCGATCAAGCACTCCGGGGACAACCTCACCGGCGAGGGCGGGGGCGACGACGAGGTGATCGTCGTCGACCTCGGCCGTCTCCCGCAGGAGGTGTCCGGTCTGGTCTTCACGGTGAACTCGTTCTCCGGCCAGAAGTTCACGGAGGTCGCCAAGGCGTACTGCCGCCTGCTGGACGCCGCGACCGGCGAGGAACTCGTCCGCTTCGACCTCACCGGCGCCGAACCGCAGACGGGCGTGCTGATGGCCAAGCTCATCCGGCAGTTCTCCGGTGAGTGGGAGATGACGGCCATGGGCGACTTCGTGAAGGCCCGTACGGTGCGGAACATGGTGAAGCCGGGCGCCCAGGCCCTGTAG
- a CDS encoding TetR/AcrR family transcriptional regulator produces MTQVRPMRADARRNYERLLKAAAEAFAEHGEGASLDDIAKRAGVGSGTLYRHFPTRQALLEAAYLDRIEALAARADELGGELPPGEALVAWLNELCVGTIQVRGLKSLLGSAVTDGGAAAVTACGSSMKDAAARLVGAAQREGTLRADVEPIDVLRLAHGVATASELAKGDSGAIRRYVSLLTEGLRPPAR; encoded by the coding sequence ATGACGCAGGTCAGGCCCATGCGCGCGGACGCTCGCCGCAACTACGAGCGCTTGCTGAAGGCGGCGGCGGAGGCCTTCGCCGAGCATGGGGAGGGCGCCTCCCTCGACGACATCGCCAAGCGCGCGGGCGTCGGATCCGGCACGCTGTACCGGCACTTCCCGACCCGTCAGGCGCTGCTGGAGGCGGCCTACCTCGACCGGATCGAGGCGCTCGCCGCGCGGGCCGACGAACTCGGCGGGGAACTCCCGCCGGGCGAGGCGCTGGTGGCCTGGCTCAACGAGCTGTGCGTCGGCACGATCCAGGTCCGCGGCCTGAAGTCACTGCTGGGCTCCGCCGTCACGGACGGCGGCGCGGCCGCGGTCACCGCCTGCGGCAGCAGCATGAAGGACGCGGCGGCCCGGCTGGTGGGGGCGGCGCAGCGGGAGGGGACCCTGCGGGCGGACGTCGAGCCGATCGACGTACTGCGCCTCGCGCACGGGGTGGCGACGGCGTCGGAGCTGGCGAAGGGCGACAGCGGTGCCATCCGCCGGTATGTGTCGCTGCTGACGGAGGGCCTGCGGCCGCCCGCGCGGTGA
- a CDS encoding 1-aminocyclopropane-1-carboxylate deaminase, with protein sequence MAVKSLSSYARYPLLFGPSPVHPLERLTAHLGGAALWAKREDCNSGIAYGGNKTRKLEYLVADALAQGCDTLVSIGGVQSNHTRQVAACAARAGLKCVLVQESWVEWPDSVYDKVGNILISRLAGADVRLVRAGFGIGFKESWELALREVEESGGKPYAIPAGASDHPLGGLGFAGWAYEVAEQERQSGVFFDTVIVCSVTGSTQAGMVAGFAALEEAGGRPRRVIGIDASARPAETREQIARIAHGAGQLIGVGRELTVEDVELDERYHAGVYGVPDGTTLEAMRLAARTEGMVTDPVYEGKSMAGLVDLVARGEIGRAATVLYAHLGGQPALNAYSALF encoded by the coding sequence ATGGCCGTGAAGTCCCTCTCCTCGTACGCGCGTTACCCCCTCCTCTTCGGGCCCTCGCCCGTCCACCCGCTGGAACGGCTCACCGCCCACCTCGGCGGCGCCGCCCTCTGGGCCAAGCGGGAGGACTGCAACTCCGGGATCGCGTACGGCGGGAACAAGACGCGCAAGCTGGAGTACCTGGTCGCCGACGCGCTCGCGCAGGGGTGCGACACGCTCGTGTCGATCGGCGGGGTGCAGTCCAACCACACCCGTCAGGTCGCGGCCTGCGCCGCCCGCGCCGGGCTCAAGTGCGTTCTGGTGCAGGAGAGTTGGGTGGAGTGGCCCGACTCCGTGTACGACAAGGTCGGCAACATCCTGATCAGCCGGCTCGCCGGAGCGGACGTACGGCTCGTCCGGGCCGGGTTCGGGATCGGCTTCAAGGAGAGCTGGGAGCTGGCGCTCAGGGAGGTCGAGGAGTCGGGCGGGAAGCCGTACGCCATCCCGGCCGGGGCCTCCGACCATCCGCTCGGCGGGCTCGGGTTCGCCGGGTGGGCGTACGAAGTCGCCGAGCAGGAGCGGCAGTCGGGCGTCTTCTTCGACACCGTGATCGTGTGTTCCGTGACCGGGTCCACCCAGGCCGGCATGGTCGCCGGGTTCGCGGCGCTGGAGGAGGCGGGCGGGCGGCCCCGGCGCGTCATCGGGATCGACGCCTCCGCCAGGCCCGCCGAGACCCGCGAGCAGATCGCCCGCATCGCGCACGGCGCCGGTCAACTGATCGGTGTGGGGCGGGAGTTGACCGTCGAGGACGTCGAACTCGACGAGCGCTACCACGCCGGTGTCTACGGAGTCCCGGACGGGACGACCCTGGAGGCGATGCGGCTCGCCGCGCGGACCGAGGGCATGGTCACCGACCCCGTCTACGAGGGGAAGTCGATGGCCGGGCTCGTCGACCTGGTCGCCCGCGGCGAGATCGGCCGCGCCGCCACCGTGCTGTACGCGCACCTGGGCGGGCAGCCCGCGCTGAACGCGTACAGCGCCCTGTTCTAG
- a CDS encoding GntR family transcriptional regulator, whose product MEPLRPVRRTLLRDRAYETIRDAIVAGDIAPGAVVRDAELAERLGLSRAPVREAFSRLVDEGLLESKPQSYTRVTPVVAGDVRDAAAVVGAMHELATRVAVPRLFAADVEAMRTANERFTAAVTAGDVDAALRADDELHDILVRAAGNRAAAATIARYTPLIRRLERRRFGEGGTCRSAGLHGRLIEACADGDATEAVRVTAEIWRTLAELADLVDLADDAG is encoded by the coding sequence GTGGAGCCTCTACGACCCGTCCGCCGCACCCTTCTGCGGGACCGCGCCTACGAGACCATCCGGGACGCCATCGTCGCCGGGGACATCGCACCCGGTGCGGTGGTGCGCGACGCCGAACTCGCGGAGCGGCTCGGGCTGTCCCGGGCGCCGGTGCGGGAGGCGTTCTCGCGGCTGGTGGACGAAGGGCTGCTGGAGAGCAAGCCGCAGAGCTACACGCGGGTGACCCCGGTCGTGGCCGGCGACGTACGGGACGCGGCGGCCGTGGTCGGGGCGATGCACGAGCTGGCCACCCGGGTCGCGGTGCCCCGGCTGTTCGCGGCGGACGTCGAGGCGATGCGCACGGCCAACGAACGCTTCACGGCCGCAGTCACCGCCGGCGACGTCGACGCCGCGCTGCGCGCCGACGACGAGCTGCACGACATCCTCGTCCGGGCCGCCGGCAACCGCGCGGCCGCCGCCACCATCGCCCGCTACACCCCGCTCATCCGGCGGCTGGAGCGACGGCGCTTCGGTGAGGGCGGCACCTGCCGTTCGGCCGGACTGCACGGACGGCTGATCGAGGCCTGCGCCGACGGTGACGCGACCGAGGCGGTCCGTGTCACGGCGGAGATCTGGCGCACGCTGGCCGAACTCGCCGATCTGGTCGACCTGGCCGACGATGCCGGCTGA
- a CDS encoding TROVE domain-containing protein — protein sequence MARFNTRTAKAQPTSPVTTTGRVLRTHQGGRGHERDARSELFLLAIANFVSQQTFYESGADRDDRFANLVRELAVSDPSWTAGLLGWLRGEGNLRTAAIVGAAEYVHARLAAGATDGPSNRQVVDSVLRRPDEPGELLAYWTATYGRNVPKPVKRGVADAVRRLYGGRSLLKYDTASKGYRFGDILNVVHAAPDPDKPWQGELFQYALDRRHNPDTAVPPASNRVLTAHRELMALPVGERRAVVTSEGGAERLAAAGMTWEALAGWLQGPMDNAAWEAVIPSMGSMALLRNLRNFDEAGVSDEVAAQVAAKISDPAEVARSRQFPFRYLAAYRHAPSLRWAYPLEQALGHSLANVPALPGRTLVLVDRSGSMFYSRLSDRSELNRADAAAIFGTALALRAADADLVEFGTMSKRLETGAGESVLKILERFGDLGGTDTTSAIRAHYRGQDRVLIITDEQYAFSHHGDPTDQVPANVPVYTWNLAGYRVGHGPSGKANRHTFGGLSDAAFRMVPLLEATRDADWPWAVR from the coding sequence ATGGCGCGCTTCAACACCCGTACCGCCAAGGCGCAGCCCACCTCGCCCGTGACCACCACGGGCCGGGTGCTCCGTACGCACCAGGGCGGCCGAGGCCATGAGCGGGACGCCCGCTCCGAGCTCTTCCTGCTGGCGATCGCCAACTTCGTCTCCCAGCAGACCTTTTACGAGTCCGGCGCCGATCGCGACGACCGTTTCGCGAACCTCGTGCGCGAACTCGCCGTCAGCGACCCGTCCTGGACGGCCGGCCTGCTCGGCTGGCTGCGCGGCGAGGGCAACCTCCGTACCGCCGCGATCGTCGGCGCCGCCGAGTACGTACACGCGCGTCTGGCGGCGGGCGCCACGGACGGTCCCTCGAACCGGCAGGTCGTGGACTCCGTGCTGCGGCGTCCCGACGAGCCCGGCGAGCTGCTCGCGTACTGGACGGCGACGTACGGCCGTAACGTCCCCAAGCCCGTCAAGCGCGGGGTCGCCGACGCCGTACGGCGGCTCTACGGCGGCAGGTCGCTGCTGAAGTACGACACCGCGTCCAAGGGCTACCGCTTCGGCGACATCCTCAACGTGGTGCACGCGGCGCCGGACCCGGACAAGCCGTGGCAGGGCGAGTTGTTCCAGTACGCCCTGGACCGCCGGCACAACCCGGACACCGCCGTGCCGCCCGCCTCCAACCGTGTCCTGACCGCGCACCGCGAGCTGATGGCGCTGCCGGTGGGGGAGCGGCGCGCGGTGGTGACGTCGGAGGGCGGGGCCGAGCGGCTGGCGGCGGCCGGGATGACGTGGGAGGCGCTCGCGGGCTGGCTGCAGGGGCCGATGGACAACGCGGCCTGGGAGGCCGTGATTCCGTCCATGGGGTCGATGGCATTGCTCCGAAATCTGCGCAATTTCGACGAGGCCGGCGTCTCGGACGAGGTGGCCGCGCAGGTGGCGGCGAAGATCAGCGATCCCGCCGAGGTCGCGCGCTCGCGGCAGTTCCCCTTCCGCTACCTCGCCGCGTACCGGCACGCGCCCTCGCTGCGCTGGGCGTACCCGCTGGAGCAGGCGCTCGGACACTCGCTGGCCAACGTGCCCGCGCTGCCCGGCCGCACGCTGGTGCTCGTCGATCGCTCGGGCTCGATGTTCTACTCCCGGCTGTCGGACCGCTCCGAGCTCAACAGGGCCGACGCGGCGGCGATCTTCGGCACGGCGCTCGCGCTGCGGGCGGCCGACGCGGACCTCGTCGAGTTCGGCACCATGAGCAAGCGACTGGAGACCGGCGCGGGCGAGTCGGTGCTCAAGATCCTGGAGCGCTTCGGCGACCTGGGCGGCACCGACACCACCTCGGCGATCCGCGCGCACTACCGGGGGCAGGACCGCGTCCTGATCATCACCGACGAGCAGTACGCCTTCAGCCACCACGGCGACCCGACCGACCAGGTCCCGGCGAATGTGCCGGTCTACACCTGGAACCTGGCCGGGTACCGCGTGGGCCACGGCCCGTCGGGGAAGGCGAACCGGCACACCTTCGGCGGGCTCTCGGACGCGGCTTTCCGGATGGTGCCGCTGCTGGAAGCCACCCGGGACGCCGACTGGCCGTGGGCCGTCCGATAG
- a CDS encoding alkaline phosphatase PhoX, which translates to MSLTRRDFARQSAITGAGVALAGSVGALATAPNALASTDVEPADVESAAGAADGSREPSAAAGHHGVGYGPLLADPDGILALPAGFTYRVITHSGKTTLESGEITPSNHDGTAAFRGPRGATLLVNNHELKGPRSSWQYPVPLTEGLVYDPAASGGCTVVEVRPGGRVAEWVGIAGTSTNCAGGSTPWDTWLTCEETEDKAGQNGMTKDHGYVFEVDPADRRANRNPKPVKALGRYAHEAVVIDPRRGHAYLTEDASGPNGLLYRWTPPAGFHHGRGKLRTLADDAGVLEAFKCFDSGGKFVDDLSRATKIGTVYGVDWVTVPDRDAKTVPVRKQFAAGQVTRARKLEGMWWADGGTYIVSSYAREESPGAQHDGAVWFYDPKRRTLTLKVLLGVNPDPSADGAFDGPDNITVSPYGGLVIAEDGEGVQHLFGATDSGRTYPIARNELNIGTEEKPEYSEFTGVTFSPDGHTLFANIQTPGIMLAITGPWKRQKR; encoded by the coding sequence ATGTCGCTCACCCGCAGGGACTTCGCCAGGCAATCCGCGATCACCGGTGCCGGGGTCGCACTGGCGGGCAGCGTAGGCGCCCTCGCCACCGCGCCGAACGCCCTCGCGTCCACGGACGTCGAGCCTGCGGACGTCGAGTCTGCGGCAGGCGCAGCGGACGGATCGCGGGAGCCGTCGGCGGCGGCCGGGCATCACGGGGTCGGCTACGGGCCGTTGCTCGCCGACCCCGACGGCATCCTCGCGCTGCCCGCCGGCTTCACGTACCGCGTCATCACCCACAGCGGGAAGACCACGCTGGAGTCCGGCGAGATCACCCCGTCCAACCACGACGGCACCGCCGCCTTCCGCGGACCGCGCGGCGCGACCCTCCTCGTCAACAACCACGAGCTGAAGGGCCCGCGGTCGAGCTGGCAGTACCCGGTCCCGCTCACCGAGGGCCTCGTCTACGACCCGGCGGCCTCCGGCGGCTGCACGGTCGTCGAGGTGCGCCCCGGCGGCCGGGTCGCCGAGTGGGTCGGCATCGCCGGCACCTCCACCAACTGCGCGGGCGGCAGCACCCCTTGGGACACCTGGCTCACCTGCGAGGAGACCGAGGACAAGGCCGGCCAGAACGGCATGACCAAGGACCACGGCTACGTCTTCGAGGTCGACCCCGCCGACCGTCGCGCCAACCGGAACCCCAAGCCCGTCAAGGCGCTGGGCCGGTACGCCCACGAGGCCGTCGTCATCGACCCCAGGCGCGGCCACGCCTACCTCACCGAGGACGCCTCCGGCCCCAACGGCCTGCTCTACCGCTGGACCCCGCCGGCGGGCTTCCACCACGGGCGCGGCAAGCTGCGCACCCTCGCCGACGACGCCGGCGTCCTGGAGGCCTTCAAGTGCTTCGACTCCGGCGGCAAGTTCGTCGACGACCTGTCCCGCGCCACGAAGATCGGCACGGTGTACGGCGTGGACTGGGTGACCGTCCCCGACCGCGACGCGAAGACCGTCCCCGTCCGCAAGCAGTTCGCCGCCGGCCAGGTCACCCGCGCCCGCAAACTGGAGGGCATGTGGTGGGCCGACGGCGGCACCTACATCGTCTCCTCGTACGCCCGTGAGGAGAGCCCCGGCGCACAACACGACGGCGCCGTCTGGTTCTACGACCCCAAGCGCCGCACCCTCACCCTGAAGGTGCTGCTCGGCGTGAACCCCGACCCGTCCGCCGACGGCGCGTTCGACGGCCCCGACAACATCACGGTCTCCCCCTACGGCGGCCTCGTCATCGCCGAGGACGGCGAGGGCGTCCAGCACCTGTTCGGCGCCACCGACAGCGGCCGCACCTACCCCATCGCCCGCAATGAACTCAACATCGGCACCGAAGAGAAGCCGGAATACAGCGAGTTCACCGGTGTCACCTTCTCCCCCGACGGCCACACCCTGTTCGCCAACATCCAGACACCGGGCATCATGCTCGCGATCACGGGGCCTTGGAAGCGGCAGAAGCGGTAA
- a CDS encoding endonuclease/exonuclease/phosphatase family protein, giving the protein MPSKKSARLAALTVAAVCSAASTVALTVPAQADTVAIHDIQGTTRISPYAGKAVTGVAGIVTGVRTYGSSKGFWIQDPNPDADPATSEGVFVFTSSAPKVAVGDSVTVTGTVSEFVPGGASTGNQSITEITKPTVTVVSSGNAVPAATVVNAKSVPGAYTPAGDTVASNSINALTLRPKKYALDYYESLEGMNVRVSDARVVTATDPYSELWVTVKPHENTSRRGGALYGSYTSQNTGRLQIQSLGATADFPVANVGDKLTGVTSGPLDYNQFGGYTLVASQLGTLKSDGLKRETTKKQKKGELAVATYNVENLDPSDPTFEEHASAIVHNLKSPDIVSLEEIQDDNGATNDGTTAADVTVNKLIDAIVAAGGPTYEWRSIDPVNNTDGGEPGGNIRQVFLFNPERVSFTDRAGGDATTAVGVTKVHGKAQLTASPGRIDPANTAWNSSRKPLAGEFVFRGRTVFVIANHFNSKGGDQGLTAQYQPVVRSSEIQRHQQATLVNAFVKNILDVQKNADVIALGDINDFEFSGTAQILESDGALWSAIKSLPKNERYTYDYQGNQQVLDQILVSPSIRCGDFKYDSVHINSEFHDQISDHDPQVLRFEP; this is encoded by the coding sequence TTGCCGAGCAAGAAGTCCGCGCGCCTCGCCGCGCTCACCGTCGCCGCCGTCTGTTCCGCGGCCTCCACCGTCGCCCTCACCGTGCCCGCGCAGGCGGACACCGTGGCCATTCACGACATCCAGGGCACGACCCGGATATCGCCGTACGCCGGCAAGGCGGTCACGGGTGTGGCCGGAATCGTCACCGGCGTCCGCACCTACGGCTCGTCCAAGGGGTTCTGGATCCAGGATCCGAACCCGGACGCCGACCCGGCCACCAGTGAGGGCGTCTTCGTCTTCACCAGCTCCGCCCCGAAGGTCGCCGTCGGCGACTCCGTCACGGTCACCGGCACGGTCTCGGAGTTCGTCCCGGGCGGCGCCTCGACGGGCAACCAGTCGATCACCGAGATCACCAAGCCGACGGTGACGGTCGTGTCGAGCGGCAACGCGGTTCCGGCCGCGACCGTCGTGAACGCGAAGTCGGTCCCGGGCGCGTACACGCCGGCCGGCGACACCGTCGCGAGCAACTCGATCAACGCGCTCACCCTGCGGCCCAAGAAGTACGCCCTGGACTACTACGAGTCCCTGGAGGGCATGAACGTCCGGGTCTCTGACGCGCGCGTGGTGACCGCCACCGACCCGTACAGCGAGCTGTGGGTCACGGTGAAGCCGCACGAGAACACCAGCCGCCGCGGTGGCGCCCTGTACGGCTCGTACACCTCGCAGAACACCGGCCGGCTGCAGATCCAGTCGCTGGGCGCGACGGCGGACTTCCCCGTCGCGAACGTCGGCGACAAGCTCACCGGCGTCACGTCCGGCCCGCTGGACTACAACCAGTTCGGCGGCTACACGCTCGTCGCGAGCCAACTCGGCACGCTCAAGAGCGACGGGCTGAAGCGGGAGACGACGAAGAAGCAGAAGAAGGGCGAACTCGCGGTCGCGACGTACAACGTCGAGAACCTCGACCCGTCCGACCCCACGTTCGAGGAGCACGCCTCCGCGATCGTGCACAACCTGAAGTCGCCCGACATCGTGTCCCTGGAGGAGATCCAGGACGACAACGGCGCGACGAACGACGGCACGACCGCCGCCGACGTCACCGTGAACAAGCTGATCGACGCGATCGTGGCCGCGGGCGGCCCGACGTACGAGTGGCGCTCGATCGACCCGGTCAACAACACCGACGGCGGCGAGCCGGGCGGAAACATCCGTCAGGTGTTCCTGTTCAACCCCGAGCGGGTGTCCTTCACCGACCGTGCGGGCGGCGACGCGACCACCGCCGTCGGCGTCACCAAGGTGCACGGCAAGGCGCAGCTCACCGCCTCGCCCGGCCGGATCGACCCGGCCAACACCGCCTGGAACTCCAGCCGCAAGCCGCTGGCCGGCGAGTTCGTCTTCCGTGGCCGCACGGTCTTCGTGATCGCCAACCACTTCAACTCCAAGGGCGGCGACCAGGGTCTGACCGCGCAGTACCAGCCGGTGGTGCGCAGCTCGGAGATCCAGCGCCACCAACAGGCGACGCTGGTCAACGCGTTCGTCAAGAACATCCTGGACGTGCAGAAGAACGCGGACGTCATCGCCCTGGGCGACATCAACGACTTCGAGTTCTCCGGCACCGCGCAGATCCTGGAGAGCGACGGCGCGCTGTGGTCGGCGATCAAGTCGCTGCCCAAGAACGAGCGTTACACCTACGACTACCAGGGCAACCAGCAGGTCCTGGACCAGATCCTGGTGAGCCCGTCGATCCGGTGCGGCGACTTCAAGTACGACAGCGTGCACATCAACTCGGAGTTCCACGACCAGATCAGCGACCACGACCCGCAGGTACTGCGCTTCGAGCCGTAG